One Parashewanella spongiae genomic window, TGTGCTGGCTCAACGTCAAATAAAACTTTTGAAGTCGCTGGAATCGTTAACCATGAGTTAGCGGCTACCTCTTCTTCGAGTTGATCTTTTCCCCAGCCGGCATAACCTAAAGCCACAATAAAGTTATCGGGACCTTTTTGTTTCCCCATGGCCGTCAATACATCGCGAGATGTTGTGATCATAATATCGGGTGTAATCGCTAAGCTATTTGTCCAACCTGGTTGGGTGGAGTGCAGTACAAAGCCTCGATCTGGACTTACTGGACCACCAACTAAAACTGGAGAATTATTAACACTCGAATGAAGAATAGTTTGAGTGGCTAAATCCATTTGCTCAAGGAGTTCACTGACTTCAATGCCTATTGGTCGATTAATAACAATCCCCATGGCTCCTTTATCGTCATGTTCACAGAGATAGATCACTGAACGCTCGAAAAAAGTACCGTCCATAGAAGGCATTGCGACAAGAAAATGGTTCTGTAAACTTTCCATAGGAACTCCGATTAGTTACTGCTTAACCGCCTGCTAGTTTTACTGTATATCCCATTTTTTCTAAAAGAGATTTCAGTTGATCGCGGTTGTCTGTTTGTACCTCAATATTGAAGTCTTTGACTGTCCCACCACAACCACATTGCTTTTTCAGCTTTTGTGCGAGTTTTTTCAAAGCTACAGAATCAAGCTGTAGACCTTGAATTATAGACACTCCTTTACCTTTTCGACCTTTAGTATCTCGATGAATTCTAATTATCCCATCACCTGTCGGTGCTCTTGTTGGGGTATCTGGAGTGGTAACTCTGCCAGTTTCTGTGCTGAACACTAGAGAAACATTAGGATCTAAGTTCATATTTATTAATATTTGAGTGCGCTTGAGTTAAGTCTATCAAATCCTCAAAAAATCCCCAAACCCAAAAAGGATACGTTGAATTTGGATAACAGATAAAAGCAAAGAAACACTATTGGAATATGAGTGATAACAGCAAAGTTGCAGTGGCGATAGCCGAAGGTAGGAGCAAAGCATGTAATTTGGGAATCGCAACAAAAAACGATGTTAGAGTAAACCCTATAGCAGCAAAGTTAATGAGTGACGGAGAATAAAAGCTGTACACCGCACACAAAATGCAACCGCTCATTGCAATCGAAGATAGTAACTTAACGAGTTTTTGGTCGATTTTAAATGCTGGCTCTATATTTTTGATTTGAGTGACAGCTTGTGGCACATAAATAAATGTAACACTTGCCAATACAAGTGCAGTAATTAACCAATACATGTAAAGCCTCTCCTGGTAATCATAATGAGAATTATTATCATCTTGATATTGGGGATTGTCAATGCTTATGTATAAATTTATCTAAATCAATTTGGTGATCAAGGCATTGCGTTGTAAGCTGATATCAATAGTTATTTTATCTGCGGAGTTCACATGAAAAAAATACTGGCATTGCTTAGCATATTAGCTTTAGGAGCTTGTAGCTCACTAAAAGGAAACTGGGACTTTGATCCACAGGTAAACTTTTCTAACTTCAAAACTT contains:
- a CDS encoding YqgE/AlgH family protein, whose protein sequence is MESLQNHFLVAMPSMDGTFFERSVIYLCEHDDKGAMGIVINRPIGIEVSELLEQMDLATQTILHSSVNNSPVLVGGPVSPDRGFVLHSTQPGWTNSLAITPDIMITTSRDVLTAMGKQKGPDNFIVALGYAGWGKDQLEEEVAANSWLTIPATSKVLFDVEPAQRWQEASKILGFESWQVSSQVGHS
- the yciH gene encoding stress response translation initiation inhibitor YciH — protein: MNLDPNVSLVFSTETGRVTTPDTPTRAPTGDGIIRIHRDTKGRKGKGVSIIQGLQLDSVALKKLAQKLKKQCGCGGTVKDFNIEVQTDNRDQLKSLLEKMGYTVKLAGG